The nucleotide sequence atcctcgttcagtttcatcaacaattctactcgtatgcacccgtatttgtactcgtacaatacacagcttttagatgtatgtactattggtatatacactctaatgatcagctcttagcagcccatgtgagtcacctaacatatgtgggaaccatcatttggcaactagcatgaaatatctcataaaattacaaaaatatgagtaatcattcatgacttatttacatgaaaacaaaattacatatcctttatatctaatccatacaccaacgaccaaaaacacctacaaacactttcattcttcaattttcttcatataattgatctctctcaagttctatcttcaagttctaagtgttcttcataaattccaaaagttatagtttcataaaatcaagaatacttccaagattgcaagtttacttccaagttttctaaatccattccaagtaatcatccaagatcaagaaacctttgttaattacagtaggttatctttctaatacaaggtaataatcatattcaaactttaattcaatttctataactataacaatcttatttcgagtggaaatcttacttgaaattgttttcgtgtcatgattctgcttcaagaactttcaagccatccaaggatcctttgaagctagatctatttttctcatttccagtaggtttatccaaggaacttgaggtagtaatgatgttcataacatcattcgattcatacatataaagctatcttattcgaaggtttaaacttgtaatcactagaacatagtttagttaattctaaacttgttcgcaaataaaagttaatccttctaacttgacttttaaaatcaaataaaaacattttctatatctatatgatatgctaacttaatgatttaaaacctggaaacacgaaaaacaccgtaaaaccggatttacgccgtcgtagtaacaccgcgggctgttttgggttagttaattaaaaactatgataaactttgatttaaaagttgttattctgagaaaatgatttttattatgaacatgaaactatatccaaaaattatggttaaactcaaagtggaagtatgttttctaaaatggtcatctagacgtcgttttttcgactgaaatgactacctttacaaaaacgacttgtaacttatttttctgactataaacctatactttttctgtttagattcataaaatagagttcaatatgaaaccatagcaagttgattcactcaaaatggatttaaaatgaagaagttatgggtaaaacaagattggataatttttctcattttagctacgtgaaaattggtaacaaatctattccaaccataacttaatcaacttgtattgtatattatgtaatcttgagataccatagacacgtatacaatgtttcgacctatcatgtcgacacatctatatatatttcggaacaaccatagacactctatatgtgaatgttggagttagctatacagggttgaggttgattccaaaatatatatagtttgagttgtgatcaatactgagatacgtatacactgggtcgtggattgattcaagataatatttatcgatttatttctgtacatctaactgtggacaactagttgtaggttactaacgaggacagctgacttaataaacttaaaacatcaaaatgtattaaaagttttgtaaatatattttgaacatactttgatatatatgtatatattgttataggtttgtgaatcaaccagtggccaagtcttacttcccgacgaagtaaaaatctgtgaaagtgagttatagtcccacttttaaaatctaatatttttgggatgagaatacatgcaggttttataaatgatttacaaaatagacacaagtacgtgaaactacattctatggttgaattatcgaaatcgaatatgcccctttttattaagtctggtaatctaagaattagggaacagacaccctaattgacgcgaatcctaaagatagatctattgggcctaacaaaccccatccaaagtaccggatgctttagtacttcgaaatttatatcatatccgaagggtgtcccggaatgatggggatattcttatatatgcatcttgttaatgtcggttaccaggtgttcaccatatgaatgatttttatctctatgtatgggatgtgtattgaaatatgaaatattgtggtctattgttacgatttgatatatataggttaaacctataactcaccaacatttttgttgacgtttaaagcatgtttattctcaggtgaatactaagagcttccgctgttgcatactaaaataaggacaagatttggagtccatgtttgtatgatattgtgtaaaaactgcattcaagaaactgatttcgatgtaacatatttgtattgtaaaccattatgtaatggtcgtgtgtaaacatgatattttagattatcattatttgataatctacgtaaagctttttaaacctttatttatgaaataaaggttatggtttgttttaaaaatgaatgcagtctttgaaaaacgtctcatatataggtcaaaacctcgcaacgaaatcaattaatatggaacgtttttaatcaataagaacgggacatttcaacctgggctactggaaagttgattttcagttagttcggttcgagtagatgattttccgtttaggcctcgtcttaatccgagttacggtttaggatttatggccctccgagattcacaacaccctattaacgttgtgttgaaatttctgacctactcgcacttaatccgtctccacggtcaaacgaagacgaattaggttctgaaaattggtcagctgttaggggactcatatacggagccatagccactgactatgcgtcttttcgatttatgtagaggtcgtagcagctgaccgaagtcagcctattgtttcgatctctgttcttgtcgaacttacttagcttttatgatgatgaatgatgatgatgatgacacttaaacttattttatgcactattagaatttataaagacaacctactgacctagtaacctttgatttaggttgacgacctttcggaccgacttactacttgcatactttcattacagactttaccgcttttatcacagtgagttatagcatccctttttactttaactattttgggactgagaatacatgcgctttttacgttttacatgttaggcacgagtacttaaactttgtatgtatgtgggttatataacgacataaacattccctttggcacggtaacgtttagtcattggtctttgaaccggtgaacgcgaatcttagatatggatccatagggtttgacatccccactcgggctagtcgcgctagcatttaacgggtgtttaatacttgtgaacatacgcactcgccaagtgtactatcatggggttataaacgttaagtctagttaccgggtgcccacagtttatacatatactttacatactgtttgaaCACTGATTtatactgctggttgaagcactgaaatctcgtggcctacattacattactgattacaaacaaattatagctcaccaacattcgtgttgactttttaagcatgtacttctcaggtgcttagacgttgttgcttccgctgttagacttgctgtcttggtgttatagacttgatgTTAcaaacttgctgtgttagacttccgctgcattacttagagatgtctcaagcatggaacttttactttgcattcgcaacatATGTTAtcttcaaaacaatagctttgtaatgaccttagtatcatgtactcatgttaatgtttcctattcatcttttgtaaaacgttacttgttcatgaatgcaaaactggttttcaaacaacatatagtgtttgaccttgtaatgatcctgttgttgatgatccgtacacgatgattttgtacggggcgtcacaaatatTGGCATGTGTAGGTGATGGGAAACATTAATTATAGATTTCCTTGATTATTTTGTGCTTTGAAAATATGTATTTGAATGTTCTCTTTCTGGTTCGTGATTATTTGGATGAATTTGAGTTCTTGTGTtggttttgatgaataatggtAGAAAAAGGTTAAAGTTGTATGTTAAACAATTCAGATAACAATGGCAAGGTAAAAAATAAAGTAGGTGATTGTTGGTCTATTTTCCATAATCAATTCTCCCTTATTTCTAATGGGAAAAAGAATTTAGATGTAAGGTCAAAAATGTAATTTAAACTATTCAGTCAATTTATTCAGCATCAAAAGTAAACAACATTTTTAATTATCTTCTTATTGCATATAATCATTCATTATTCATATTACCATCTATATCCATAATGGACTTAATGAAAAATAAAGTATTGCCATCTATTGCCATCTCTTAGTCTCTTATGTAAAATTAACAAAACAAACTtaattatctttatctttattctctTTTTATGTAAAATAACAAAACAAACTTAATTGTCCATCTATATCCATGTCTTGTGAATTTGGACCTAGTTGCAGCCGGATCCTACAAACCCGTAATTAAAAGTAGGCCGGATCTGGATGCAAATAAGGGGGGAGTCGGATGAAGTTTTCGTACGTTTTCCCATAATTTTCCCGCCAATATTTCACCAAAATCAAAAGAAAATATTTACACACACCAACATTCATTGTTCAATTCCCGTGATAGATCTCGTTACCCTCTGACAATTTCCCCAATTTCTAATTCCCATCATTGTACATCGCAGGTATGTAATTAAAATTGTCAATTATTACAATACTCTGTTATGAACTTCTTCATTTATACAAAATATTttcaattttcttttttttttttaattaattcagTTCCCAATGTTCAGAATGCTGTATCTGGACTAAAATTAGTACCCGTATGTTTAAGTTTGTAGCTTTAAGTGTATTGTTTGGTGAATGATACTCATAATTCTATCTTATGCCGctaaggtgttcgatgaaatgcttACGTGGTTTGTTGCAGTTGTATTAGGTCTGAGCGACTACTAGAACGTTGAGATGTACGGACGGAAGGCAGCTCAACTCTTAAAAGAACTTGTTAGCGGTGAACCTGGGCAGCTCACTGGCTTCAATGTAAACTTTTACTATATCCTTTATATCATTATTTGAATGAATTTCACATATTACTAGTTACACGTGATTACACATATTTCTTGTTTTATGAGGAGCTTTGACACTTGGTCAATGAAATAGCTACTATCCTATAAGCTGACAAAATTTATGATTTCATGCTGGTTTCAATTTGATGTAGAATGATCTGTTTGGTCAAGTCATCGATGAATGTGAAGGGCATAATCATGATCTTACAACCATGTTAAGGTATCTCTTTCCTTAATTTGATCCTATTTTTCATTTGCACGCTTGCCATGTActccatatatattatttatatttatgccTGCATATATACCTCTCCGCTTGACAGTATATATCTATGTGTGTCAGTAGTTTGGAACAAATTTTGTGTAGAACTGCTTGCTCACTAAGATTTGatgacatataataataataattttgacccaATGTATGACAGTAAGGCGCAAGTAGAAGGATCTAGCAATCCAACAACTAAAAAGGCTGATCATAATGGGGCACTTATTCACCACCTTTCGTTGGTCCGCAATAAGCGATGTCTCATGGCTTATGTGTAATAACCATTTCATCAACTTTTTATATACTATGATTTCTATCACCATTGGCGTATATGCTTACACTGTGTAATTCTGATAGGTATAACCGAGCAGAAATTATTCAAAATTTGGGATGGACCATCAATCTCCCTGAAGATATTGCGGAGAAACTTAGCAGCTCAGAGAAAGAATATCACAAACAGCATATgaaaaatttacaaacttacagtACAGCTTTGGATATCGAGTTGGGATTGGTAAGAGGGATCAAGTTTGAACTGTTTTTTTATCGTGAGTCACTAGTAGCAAGCCGTTAGTATCGTTAAATAACGTGATCTTTGACTTACTTGGTTTGTGTGTTATATAGGACATGGTCCCACCCAAAGATCCCTACATCAAGGTGCGCGTCCTTGAAGACATCGGTGATGTTGTACTCAGTGATCAAGTAGCTAACTTTGCAAAGCATGCAATCCTCTTTCTTAAGCGGACTGATGCTGAACAATTCATCTTTGAGGTATGTATCCACGATGAtgtttctagatttgacttttatTTTTAAGACGGCTAACCTACAAGTTATCCCAATTGTTATGTACATCACACATTATATATACATTCTAGTCTCAACTGAGATTTGAGCCCACAAGCTCTTGGTTGATGGGCTCCTCGGCCCTCGGTCTTTAGACATGCATCTTCAAAGTTATAATGAAATATTtatgaattaatcagataatcgtCTATTATATATTGGGTTGTGTAAAATGAGGTCTGTACttgtttaaaatatatctatagcaACTTGAAATTGTGATAATTCCATAATCAGTTCCGAAACTCATATACAACCACCACAGAAATTTATGATCTTTACATAGTTTCGTTGTGTCGTTCAAGCTTTAACTGTTTTAATGATCAACAGGGAAAAATGGAGGAGCTCGCCAGTTGACATGTACCTTTGGTCAATCCGAAATTTGACTAATGCAATATATGCATCTGGAAGTTAAAATCTATTAGCTGCTTGAAGGGCTGATATGGTAAGTGGCAGAACAAGAATACGGTATATCAGTCAATTTATTCATGTAGAACCATTGTTTAATGGGATTCAAGTAAGTGTCATATATTTAGTTATTACTTCATTCAGTTTTGTTCCTTTTTCAGACTATATTACTCATCAATCAGAATGTTGAAACAAGAGCTCGAAACACATAATCAATGAATATGCAACTAAAGCTATATATTCAGAACATTACATCTAAAACTCATAATTATTATAGCAGTAAGTACAACTCAAAATCAGGAAAAAGTCGGTTCGTATTCCGACAGTCCAATAAGAAGCATGAGATCATGATCAGTCCATTCTGTTGCTGAGAACATATCTTCATGATTTGTAGTGTCATCATCTTTGTTCATGGTTTGCTTTGGGCTTTCACAACAAGTTCGTGTCTTTTTAACGCCCTTTTCGTGTatgttcttgtttttgttttctCTTGACCGTTTTCTAGGAAAAGCAATAGGATTCTTGAATAGTTTGTTCATGTATGATTTGATATCATGTTGCTTTATCTCCGTACCTGGTAAGATTTCTTCTATAGCAGCCAACTGATCTTCTACGAACACCTgtccttgttccaaattttgaatttgTACATTAAGTTTGTACATATCTTGCTCAAGTTTTCCAATATCCACATCCATTTGATCTAACCATGGTCTTCTTTTAGTTTCTCTTTTTTCTAACTTTTGAGTTCCTCGAATTTCCAAGAATACTGGTTTATTATGTTTGGGCATAGTCGATTCCTTTAAATTCTACGTTAAAACACATTTATGTTCATAAACATTATTCTCAGTACATAATGACGTATTACACTTGAATTATTAAGCAAATCGAAAAGCACATAATTGTAACAGGTCAAAAAATGCCTGGCTTGGTTCCATCTTTTGAATATTTTGAACAATAGTTTTAGACTTGGTGTTCTGATTATAAAAACAATTTAGCATAACAGTAATCCAAATCTTCTAGGTGATTTTTGACCTGTATGACCCATTTAACCCATTCTCATTTTGCTACTGATAATTTGACTCGATTGAGATAAAACACAACCCAGATTGATCCATCCATAAATGACTGGGTCAAATGTATGTTTGCATATCATGGTAGAAGATAAAATTAACTCACATCTGTTTGGAATTGGCAACCAGCATTAGGTAAATCAGTCCTTTGTTTCATTTCCTTTTGTGTCATCCTCTTACTAGCAAACTCCAAGCACATCTTCAAATGCCGTAAATCACGCTTTGTAGTTTTCTCTTTTTCCTTAATTTTTATAATATTCACCTTTATAGCATCAAGGAAAAACTTCAGTCTTTGTAGTTCATCTTCCATGTCGTTTTGCATGTTCTTTTTAACCGCCCATAGTTTTCTCTTACTCTTCATGTCCTTCAACATATGTTTCTTGTCCCTCTGAAAGTTTTCATTTGCGTATTCTCGTAAAAATTTGTCTTCACATCGGAAGCCCTATCAGATTTACAGTACACAATAAGGAACCCCACAGCTAGTTACAGATTATTACAGTATAACGATATAACAAAATTAATTTCATGGGACTTTCGACCTGTTTGACCCGTGAATATGGGTTGAATTTACCACGACTGGCAATGAAAAAGTGAAACCGATTAACTGTAAAGTAGGATACTTACAAATTCACCGAGCGTGTTATAGAATGTTTTCATTTCGTGATTGAATATTTCTTTAACATAATTTTGTAACCCCTCTGCATCTTTAATGAAGAAACTAGTACCAGATACACTCCATAACATTACAGAGTTTGTTTTAGGGTCGGACACCATGTCAAAAAGCTTGTACACGAATGAAAGATTAGGCTTTTTTGCTAACAATCTCAAGTTTGGTAGGATAAATGGCAAAGATGATTGAATCAATCCTCCAATACCATTTTTACTATAGCCTTGTTCTTGTTCCTTTTCGAAATGAGCAATTATTAGGTTTATGAAGTTGGGATTGCCATGTGCATCTGCCATGAAAATCTCCATCTTTTGCAGGTTTTTGTTGGTAACTCGCAGATTATGAATGCTCGTTGTTAAATAGTTTTTGGTGATCTCTTGTTGTTCTTTCAGTTTTGAAATTTTCGAATTCACAAGCTTAAAGTTGTTTTCCATGGTTTTAAACTCTGTTTCCATTTATTGTTTTTATGAGAACTAGAATGATAGTTTTATACTCTCGTGTTGGGCTTCTTAACATGCATTTGTGTTTGGCAGACTTTAAAagatgatcatgcatattttagaaAGTGTGTGCACTTGCATTGAATAAAAGATTATACCTAGAAAGTATAAAATATTGCAGAGTATTAAACTTTGACAATCAGAACAATCACAATTGTAAACCCACAATTGTAAACCCTTAGGCTGTGttttcgagttttttttttttaatggaaAGGAGTGGGAAGGAATACAAAAGAGACAATAATGAAAGAAaagaatgtaatataatatatgttatttGTATTCTCGAGTCGGGATGAGAGTAAAGAAAGGAAATAAaactaatacataataataataatataatatatcatattatattaaattatgattactaataaacataaacaataaaaaataataagtaaagcaTGTTACAAAATTTAAGATGGCAGGGACACTTCAATGAAAATTTACGTGAATACATATATCTACAGTAAATATTACGCTACGTTGCTCTGTAGATATACATACATACATCAAAAAAGTAATATTCTTTGAATATTTTGATGGTTATGATTGTCTACGACTGTCAATACAAATTTCGGAGTCCAATATGTAAGAGTTTTTATGAAATTGTGGTCTAAGATGCCGTACAACAGATAAAAAAGTGTTTTCCACTCCAATCGGCTCAAAATTGGGCAGAAACAATCTAACTAAAAATGCTAGGCACTACCCTCAAACCCTacaatgtattaaaacatatattggTGATGTATGACTAAAAGGTAATGATGAGGTTACAAAAATGTTTATTTGTTAATCTAATCTCACATTGAGCAACATGAAAGTTATCATTACTTTTCTATAGAGTTAAAACCATAAAATAAAGGGTCGAGTGTAACAAAGTATTTAGGGTTACGTTATGTATATATtgttaatttatgtattttaataactaataataaataatatgttaATTTGTATTGATGTCACATATCGTCTTATATATTTACCCACAAGTTAAAACTTGATTGCAAACGCCGTCTGTTGCGTCTGTTACAGTGACTACTGCGTCCTTTGCGGCGACCACTGTGTCGGTTACAGCGGTCATTGCGGAGTTTTGATGACTACTAGCCCATCTCGACTACGTCTCGACATCTAATAAGTCAATCAACGGTCAAAAGTCGGGTCAAATGCGGGAAATGTCAGGTCAATGCCGATCAAAAGTTGAAAATTCGGTGAAAGTCGGTCAAATAAATCAAAATTAACGTACTTTAGTATACTTTTCTTATTATATAAGCTGCAATAGCGATTATAGATACAAATTGGTAAACGGAAGTTTTATGACTCTAAAATatgtatgtttatatatttatgtatttacaatgattcattaatacatattaaaTTAACTCTTAAGATTGTTATTACCAAAAttctattttgtttttcttttcaaaAAATGGTTATTTTGAAGGAGAATTTACAGGCGAATCAGTTAGGCCCTTCAATGTGTCGTGGGTTATAACCGCGGCCGTCGCCGACCACGTTAAAAAGCGAAAACTCTACCTATAATTATTGAATTaccttaattataaattaaaaaaataaataaacgtaggtaaaaagaaataaataaataaataaaaggattCGTACAAAGGATCCGTCCGTCCGGCATGGCTTCTTCAAAAGTGAAGAAAGCGTGGGCAACAATCATTTCTTTCACTGCTTCCAGAAtcttctttttcttcatctttTTCCAAATTCCTCTTTTCAGGTACTCATTGTATGTCATGTTTTATCATTTTACACACTttctatttattaattattaattaattcatTCCTTGCGTTGACGAACTTTACATTTGCAAATTGTTTAATGATTATCGGATATCACTCCTATTTAGAGATTGAATTGACCTAATTATGATCAAGTTATCGTCCTTAGGGAAACTTTCGCATTTGTAGTTATGCGGCAGTTAattttttttaattgcttttttttttttacagtttcaTGTTGATATTCCTGTAGAATTTAGGCTAGTTTATTCACTAATAAGTGATTTAATGGCAATGCAGACCTAAAATTGTTACTTTTATTGTTTTACATAACAATGTtgctatatgtatgtatatacctAATACGTTTCTTCTAGGAGAATATATTAGATATTATATGCAAAATGTGTTTTCAAAGTATGAAATATGTTATTTGAATATatcttatgtgtgtgtgtgtgtgtgtgtgtgtgtgtgtgtgtgtgtgtgtgtgtacacatACAGAGGAAAGAGCAGCTAAGAACATAAAAAATTCTTAAAAAATCGTATAGCACTTGCTATTTGAATCATATAAATCTACAATATTACATAATCAACCATTTTTTTTTGTCTCAATTGAAGGTGTAAGAAGCATTTGAAGCATTTGAAGCATcacaattaaaaaaaaattcaactttTGGATGTGCATCTAATCACATAATGTATTGGATGCAACACATGTGTGTCTAGATTATTAACTTTTATTCACTGATCTATTTTTCAAAATACTGTCAAACACTCTTAATAGGTGATTAATTCGTGAAGTTGTTGACTTAAATGGTCCATTATTGTGATATCAGATTAGTTCTTCCAGTTACGAAATTTGACTTTTCTTGGGATCCTTGTAGATATATATTGGCGTGGTTTAACTTACGATGAACTAGTTCAGACCTGCTTTTGTTGGATTAGATTGATAGACATTGCGATTTCTAAATTTTAAGGAAGTGAAGAACAGCAAAAGATGTGTTTGATCATTATGATTAATCGAATATGGTTAACAAACGTAGTAATACCCAATGTAGCTTAGTTTTGGGAGTTAACTATGAATTTAGATGTTTTACATAGTTTCTCAGGGTGTTTTGTAATTGGAATTTGCTTATGTTTCatcgttaaaaataaataaataaataatttgggACTGCTTTGAACAGTCAAATGTATTTGTAAAATCTTTTGTGAAGCACATAAAAAGCATCATGTGTGGCCCCTTAATGGTGACAAGCAAATGTAGTACTGCATAATATCTTATCAAATGTTGTGTACtcttttaacattatcattattactcaAAAACAGAAAATTAGCTATTACGATTACTTTTACTTGAATTTTGAGTACTGCAAGATGTTCTAAAACCTTCAGGTGGCGACTTTATGCTCTTTCGTATTCCGTGGGTTTAAGAAATTTTGAAGTTCTGTTCAATACTGAAACAAGCGTTAATTTATATGGctgtaatctttttttttttttttaatgcagGTTTCCATGTAGAATTGGTACATGCATGACGCCATTGGAGCTAACATCTTCACAATTAATTGCAAGTCAAGTGATTCCTTCAGGGGTAGTGAAAGTTCTTCTGTACCCAGGTGCCGTTGGAAAAGCTGTTTTTAACGATAAGCCGATCCCAAAGTACAACAACGTACTCGATGCATACAAGGCGAAACATATCAAAGGACCCCCTTCAACAACTGATCTCCAGCACCTTGAGGTGCGTGTTCTGTTTTTTTAGCCTTTTGGGTCCTACTTTAAGTTCTTAAGCCAGGATATTTATCATTGATTTGTGACCAGGTTCTGGCGGGAAGCTATTTGGCTGTGGCAGGAGCGATAATCGGTCTGTTTCAATCGAGGAGGTTGGGACTTTTCGGTATGCTTATGTTACTGTGGGGACTTTCGAAGGAACCACGTTTCTTGAATGGTCATAAAAACGTTGTTTCTGTTTACTACCCTACAATGTCAATTGCGGTCCTTTGTGCCTTCCTTTCTATAAGAGACGATGTTAAAAAGATCGTTTCT is from Rutidosis leptorrhynchoides isolate AG116_Rl617_1_P2 chromosome 10, CSIRO_AGI_Rlap_v1, whole genome shotgun sequence and encodes:
- the LOC139873177 gene encoding uncharacterized protein; its protein translation is MYGRKAAQLLKELVSGEPGQLTGFNNDLFGQVIDECEGHNHDLTTMLSKAQVEGSSNPTTKKADHNGALIHHLSLVRNKRCLMAYVYNRAEIIQNLGWTINLPEDIAEKLSSSEKEYHKQHMKNLQTYSTALDIELGLDMVPPKDPYIKVRVLEDIGDVVLSDQVANFAKHAILFLKRTDAEQFIFEGKMEELAS
- the LOC139871260 gene encoding uncharacterized protein yields the protein MASSKVKKAWATIISFTASRIFFFFIFFQIPLFRFPCRIGTCMTPLELTSSQLIASQVIPSGVVKVLLYPGAVGKAVFNDKPIPKYNNVLDAYKAKHIKGPPSTTDLQHLEVLAGSYLAVAGAIIGLFQSRRLGLFGMLMLLWGLSKEPRFLNGHKNVVSVYYPTMSIAVLCAFLSIRDDVKKIVSGFMWTFSKSKYK